A region from the Sphingomonas brevis genome encodes:
- the rseP gene encoding RIP metalloprotease RseP, with protein sequence MLAQPPLWFIIIAFLCALGPLVLFHELGHYWVARWLGVGAEQFSIGFGREVAGWTDKRGTRWKIGWLPLGGYVRFVGDMNAASQPGETSKLPPEIRAKSFHLRPWWHRFLIVLAGPVANFILAIAIFAAFFAVFGEPRTSNMVSAVIAGGPADIAGIEPGDRILSVANRATESFEDVYQAVTLRPDENVDVVISRDGEQRLVKVRIGVKLEQDRFGQKFKVGRLEILGSERQYVPPSAVNLIPSATAYTFKITQWMIDGIWQILSGRRSVKDLGGPLKMAQIAGQQASLGPFEFIQLIALFSINLGFINLLPVPVLDGGHLVFYAAEAVRRRPVSERAQEWAFRGGLALLLALLIMVTVNDLASFGLFERLGRLIG encoded by the coding sequence ATGCTTGCCCAGCCGCCACTGTGGTTCATTATCATCGCCTTCCTTTGTGCGCTGGGACCGCTGGTCCTGTTTCACGAGCTTGGCCATTATTGGGTGGCACGCTGGCTCGGCGTTGGGGCCGAGCAATTCTCGATCGGCTTCGGACGCGAAGTGGCAGGCTGGACCGACAAGCGTGGGACCCGCTGGAAGATCGGCTGGCTGCCCTTGGGTGGCTATGTCCGCTTTGTCGGCGATATGAATGCGGCAAGCCAGCCTGGCGAAACGTCCAAGCTGCCGCCGGAAATTCGTGCCAAGTCATTTCACTTGAGGCCTTGGTGGCATCGTTTCCTGATCGTGCTGGCCGGGCCGGTCGCCAATTTCATTCTGGCCATCGCGATCTTCGCCGCATTTTTTGCGGTATTCGGGGAGCCGCGGACCTCGAACATGGTGAGCGCGGTGATCGCGGGTGGTCCGGCAGATATTGCCGGCATCGAGCCGGGCGACCGGATCCTGTCGGTCGCCAACCGCGCTACGGAATCCTTCGAGGACGTATATCAGGCCGTCACGCTTCGGCCGGATGAGAATGTCGATGTCGTCATTTCGCGCGATGGCGAACAGCGGCTCGTAAAAGTGCGTATCGGTGTAAAACTCGAACAGGACCGCTTCGGCCAGAAGTTCAAGGTCGGCCGCCTGGAGATATTGGGGAGCGAACGGCAATATGTTCCGCCGTCAGCCGTCAACCTGATCCCGTCCGCGACGGCCTACACCTTCAAAATCACCCAATGGATGATCGATGGCATATGGCAAATCCTGTCAGGCCGCCGTTCGGTCAAAGACCTTGGCGGGCCGCTGAAGATGGCACAAATCGCCGGCCAGCAAGCTAGCCTTGGTCCGTTTGAGTTCATCCAGCTGATCGCGCTCTTCTCTATAAATCTGGGGTTCATCAATCTCTTGCCAGTCCCTGTCCTGGATGGCGGACACCTTGTTTTCTATGCGGCGGAAGCCGTGCGGCGGCGGCCCGTCAGCGAACGGGCTCAGGAGTGGGCGTTTCGAGGCGGCCTTGCGCTGCTGCTTGCCCTGCTAATCATGGTAACTGTCAACGACTTGGCGTCTTTTGGCCTGTTTGAGCGACTTGGGCGCTTGATTGGATAG
- the bamA gene encoding outer membrane protein assembly factor BamA: MSSSTTQFTKRIGGFLLVGTILGGWSAPLLAQNAPAQTAPAPAAVTPPPAPAPAPAQAISGTIRSIRVDGSERLEPETVRSYSNLFPGQEYSAESLDQALKDLYATELFADVVITGAETGNLVVTVRENPVINRIVLEGNKRIKDDKISPEIKLSPRQIFTRSKVRADVDRIIELYRRQGRFAATVEPKIVQLDQNRVDLIFEISEGDKSKVRAINIIGNQEYSDGRLRKEMFTKEAGGLLGILKSNDSYDPDRLAADQQKLRAFYLTQGYADFRVVSALAELTPDREDFIITYVIEEGPRYKFGTVEAESELRDFPAEYIKAAVQIKPGSWFNAKQVEDATTGLNELAGLRGYAFADVSPNFDRDAEKRLMNLTFRVAETPRVYVERINIQGNTVTRDKVIRREFRLNEGDAFNAFKLKRSQDRIQSLGFFQENLEIKQAQGSSSDRVNLNVDLEEKSTGELQLSAGYSSLERFILSASVAQRNFMGKGQQLQTGISYSRYSKAIQAGFSEPYLFDKSILLGGEVFYRDYSSFNFQGNNRNQTYGQRSIGSSIRLGFPVTEYVSFGTRYSLVQDKITLDEDIFFTDPDFVADPDGNGPLTSSNGPLDPVCDPRKASRYLCQELGTRLSSVLGYTAAFDDTNGIHATRGQRVVFNQDFAGLGGDTKYIRTRIDGTKYFGLPAGFILSIHGEGGYIHPLSKEDEVGRDPIRLTDRFFGPQMRGFDIRGIGPRIIRVPYVDADVLDDEDSKNAITDALGGRAFYMGRVEVEFPNSSALKNLGLRPSAFVDIGSVWNLTKPVLLNDPGACSGPDGSDAGTSEDVINLLPGQTCAEAAAPRPDAAEFDFIPRSGFRELYRGDSIKPRLSVGIGVNWVSPFGPLRIDIAKALLTQKGDETKLFSFNVGTQF, translated from the coding sequence GTGAGTTCCAGCACCACTCAATTTACCAAGCGGATCGGCGGGTTCCTGTTGGTCGGTACCATCCTTGGCGGCTGGTCCGCTCCCCTCCTGGCGCAGAATGCTCCCGCGCAAACGGCTCCAGCGCCGGCCGCGGTGACGCCGCCGCCGGCACCGGCACCGGCGCCGGCGCAGGCAATCTCCGGGACCATACGCTCGATCCGAGTGGACGGTTCGGAACGCCTCGAACCCGAGACGGTTCGCAGCTATTCGAACCTGTTCCCGGGTCAGGAATATAGCGCTGAATCACTCGATCAGGCGCTGAAAGACCTTTACGCTACCGAACTGTTCGCGGACGTGGTCATTACTGGCGCCGAGACCGGCAATTTGGTCGTTACGGTGCGTGAGAACCCGGTCATCAACCGCATCGTCCTGGAGGGCAACAAGCGCATCAAGGACGACAAGATTTCCCCGGAAATCAAGCTTTCGCCGCGACAGATCTTCACACGTTCGAAGGTCCGTGCCGACGTCGACCGGATTATCGAGCTTTACCGGCGGCAAGGGCGATTCGCGGCAACCGTCGAACCCAAGATCGTGCAGCTCGATCAAAACCGCGTGGACCTCATTTTTGAGATCAGCGAAGGCGACAAGTCCAAGGTCCGGGCGATCAATATCATCGGTAATCAGGAATATTCCGACGGCCGTCTGCGCAAGGAGATGTTCACCAAGGAAGCTGGCGGTCTGCTCGGCATTCTGAAGTCGAACGATAGCTATGATCCGGATCGCCTGGCCGCTGACCAGCAGAAGCTGCGAGCCTTTTACCTGACGCAGGGATATGCTGATTTTCGCGTGGTTTCGGCGCTGGCCGAACTTACCCCCGATCGCGAAGACTTCATCATCACCTACGTGATTGAGGAAGGGCCGCGATATAAATTTGGCACGGTCGAGGCCGAAAGCGAACTTCGCGATTTCCCGGCCGAATATATCAAGGCCGCGGTCCAGATTAAGCCCGGCAGCTGGTTCAATGCCAAGCAGGTCGAAGATGCGACGACCGGGCTTAATGAACTTGCTGGCTTGCGCGGCTATGCCTTCGCCGACGTGTCGCCCAATTTCGATCGTGACGCCGAAAAGCGCTTGATGAACCTCACTTTCCGGGTTGCAGAAACGCCGCGCGTCTATGTCGAGAGAATCAACATCCAGGGCAACACGGTTACCCGCGACAAGGTTATCCGGCGCGAGTTTCGCTTGAACGAGGGCGACGCCTTCAACGCTTTCAAGCTCAAGCGCAGTCAGGATCGAATCCAGAGCCTTGGTTTCTTCCAGGAAAATCTGGAGATCAAACAGGCGCAAGGTTCTTCCAGCGACCGCGTCAATCTCAATGTCGACCTGGAAGAAAAATCGACTGGCGAACTGCAGCTGTCCGCCGGCTATTCGAGCCTTGAACGGTTCATCCTGTCGGCGTCGGTCGCCCAGCGCAATTTCATGGGCAAGGGCCAGCAGCTGCAGACCGGAATTAGCTACTCGCGCTATTCGAAGGCGATCCAGGCCGGGTTCAGCGAACCCTATTTGTTCGACAAGAGCATCCTGCTTGGCGGCGAGGTATTCTATCGCGACTACAGCAGCTTCAACTTCCAGGGTAATAACCGCAACCAGACCTATGGCCAGCGCTCGATCGGAAGTTCGATCCGCTTGGGCTTCCCGGTCACGGAATATGTGAGCTTCGGTACCCGCTACTCGCTGGTTCAGGACAAGATCACGCTCGATGAAGATATCTTCTTTACCGACCCGGATTTTGTTGCCGATCCAGACGGCAATGGTCCGCTAACCTCGTCCAACGGCCCGCTTGATCCAGTGTGCGATCCGCGCAAGGCCAGCCGCTATCTCTGCCAGGAACTCGGCACTCGACTGAGTTCGGTGCTCGGCTATACGGCTGCCTTTGACGACACCAACGGCATTCATGCCACACGCGGACAGCGTGTGGTGTTCAATCAGGACTTTGCCGGGCTAGGGGGCGACACCAAATATATCAGGACGAGGATCGACGGGACGAAATATTTCGGCCTTCCGGCCGGCTTTATCCTCTCGATCCACGGAGAGGGCGGCTATATCCACCCGCTCTCGAAAGAGGATGAGGTCGGTCGCGATCCGATCCGCCTGACCGATCGTTTCTTCGGGCCGCAAATGCGTGGTTTCGATATCCGCGGAATTGGTCCTCGCATCATTCGTGTGCCCTATGTGGACGCGGATGTGCTGGATGACGAAGATTCAAAGAACGCCATTACCGACGCGCTTGGCGGCCGGGCCTTTTACATGGGTCGAGTGGAAGTCGAATTTCCAAACTCCTCCGCCCTCAAAAACCTCGGGCTTCGCCCGTCGGCTTTCGTAGATATCGGATCGGTGTGGAACTTGACGAAGCCGGTACTGCTCAACGATCCCGGTGCCTGCTCGGGTCCCGACGGATCGGACGCCGGTACGTCCGAAGACGTAATCAACCTGCTGCCTGGCCAAACCTGCGCCGAAGCGGCAGCCCCGCGGCCGGACGCTGCCGAATTCGACTTCATTCCGCGATCGGGCTTCAGGGAATTGTATCGCGGAGACTCGATCAAGCCACGTTTGTCGGTTGGCATTGGCGTAAACTGGGTTTCTCCGTTCGGCCCGCTGCGTATCGACATCGCCAAAGCTCTGCTGACGCAGAAGGGCGATGAAACCAAACTATTTTCATTCAACGTAGGAACACAATTCTAA
- the frr gene encoding ribosome recycling factor, translating to MPAYDKNDINRRMHGALEVLKHDLAGLRTGRASTALLDPIQVEVYGANMPINQVATVSVPEPRLLTVQVWDRTNIGHVEKAIRNAGIGINPIVDGQLIRLPIPDLTEERRKELAKLASQYAEKARVAVRNVRRDGMDDLKTDEKKHEISEDEHKRLGAEVQKMTDETIKEIDAAAHSKEQEILGK from the coding sequence ATGCCCGCCTACGACAAGAATGACATCAACCGCCGGATGCACGGCGCTCTGGAAGTCCTGAAGCACGACCTGGCGGGACTGCGGACAGGCCGGGCATCGACCGCCTTGCTCGACCCGATCCAGGTCGAAGTCTATGGCGCCAATATGCCGATCAACCAGGTTGCGACGGTATCGGTGCCCGAACCGCGCCTGCTGACCGTCCAGGTTTGGGATCGGACCAATATCGGCCACGTGGAAAAGGCGATCCGCAATGCCGGCATCGGTATCAATCCGATCGTCGACGGTCAGTTGATCCGCCTGCCCATTCCCGACCTGACCGAGGAACGGCGCAAGGAACTGGCCAAGCTGGCGAGCCAATATGCCGAAAAAGCCCGGGTGGCCGTCCGCAACGTTCGCCGCGACGGCATGGATGACCTCAAGACCGACGAGAAAAAGCACGAGATCAGCGAAGACGAGCATAAGCGGCTTGGCGCCGAAGTGCAGAAGATGACCGACGAGACGATCAAGGAAATCGATGCCGCTGCTCATTCGAAGGAACAGGAAATCCTCGGCAAGTGA
- the fabZ gene encoding 3-hydroxyacyl-ACP dehydratase FabZ has translation MNETTENAAIGPLDVRRVMAALPHRYPMLLVDRVEQIIPDRSITAIKAVTMNEGFFQGHFPGRPIMPGVLIVEALAQAAGVLAVESLGLADSGKLVYFMAIEGAKFRNPVEPGCLLRLDVEFVQKRATVCKFTGRASVDGKLAAEASFTAMIADPPSA, from the coding sequence GTGAACGAAACCACCGAAAACGCCGCCATCGGGCCGCTGGATGTCCGGCGGGTGATGGCGGCGTTGCCGCATCGCTATCCGATGCTGCTAGTCGACCGGGTCGAACAGATTATCCCGGACCGATCGATCACCGCGATCAAGGCGGTGACCATGAATGAGGGCTTTTTCCAGGGTCACTTCCCGGGAAGGCCGATCATGCCCGGCGTGCTTATCGTCGAGGCGCTGGCCCAGGCCGCTGGAGTTCTGGCGGTGGAAAGCCTCGGTCTCGCTGACAGCGGCAAGCTGGTCTACTTCATGGCGATCGAAGGAGCCAAGTTCCGCAATCCGGTCGAACCAGGGTGCCTGCTGCGGCTCGACGTAGAGTTCGTCCAGAAGCGCGCGACGGTTTGCAAGTTCACCGGGCGGGCATCGGTCGACGGCAAGCTCGCCGCCGAAGCCAGCTTCACGGCGATGATCGCCGACCCGCCTAGCGCTTGA
- a CDS encoding phosphatidate cytidylyltransferase produces MKELATRTVVGVLLIAVALGAAFLGGTIFAIMVALIATVMYVEWSRMLSNWGAAWKVYGFFYCLLPAVSLLWIREQAEYAGIGRGSDLLIWVFLVVWSTDIGAYFAGRAIGGPKLAPSISPNKTIAGLVGGVISAAILAGSWAVYMDLPSHLLWLAALFAVAAQLGDLFESGLKRRAGVKDSGTWLPGHGGLLDRLDGLVPVAMLTAGLMMVGWL; encoded by the coding sequence ATGAAGGAACTGGCTACCCGCACTGTGGTCGGCGTCCTGCTGATCGCGGTCGCGCTCGGCGCGGCGTTTCTTGGCGGCACGATTTTCGCCATCATGGTCGCCTTGATCGCGACGGTGATGTACGTCGAATGGTCGCGGATGCTGTCGAACTGGGGCGCCGCCTGGAAGGTCTATGGCTTTTTCTATTGCCTCTTGCCGGCCGTTTCCCTGCTCTGGATTCGCGAGCAGGCGGAATATGCTGGCATCGGCAGGGGCTCGGACCTTCTCATCTGGGTGTTCCTGGTGGTCTGGTCGACCGACATCGGAGCCTATTTTGCCGGTCGCGCCATCGGGGGTCCGAAACTGGCGCCCTCGATCAGTCCAAACAAGACGATCGCCGGCCTGGTCGGCGGCGTGATCAGCGCCGCGATCCTTGCCGGCTCCTGGGCGGTCTACATGGACCTGCCGTCGCACCTGTTGTGGCTGGCCGCCCTATTTGCGGTTGCGGCGCAACTTGGCGACCTGTTTGAGAGCGGGCTGAAGCGGCGCGCCGGCGTCAAGGACAGCGGCACCTGGCTGCCCGGTCATGGCGGATTGCTCGACAGGCTCGACGGACTGGTGCCGGTCGCAATGTTGACCGCGGGCCTGATGATGGTGGGCTGGCTATGA
- the uppS gene encoding polyprenyl diphosphate synthase → MDGNGRWAAKRGLPRVAGHRAGAEAVRAALKSAAKAGIEVLTLYAFSSENWRRSEEEVSDLKGLLGYYLERELDELDRQGVRLLLIGDHTAFGPQLVERLERAVERTAANDRLTLVVALSYGARSEIAGAARKLAAKVKSGLLDPSAIDEELFGSELMTAGLPELDLVIRTSGEKRLSNFLLWQAAYAELIFIDTLWPDFDEAALAAALEEYSGRQRRFGGR, encoded by the coding sequence ATGGACGGCAATGGGCGCTGGGCCGCCAAGCGAGGCTTGCCCCGCGTTGCCGGCCACCGCGCCGGCGCCGAGGCGGTTCGCGCGGCGTTGAAGTCGGCTGCCAAAGCCGGGATAGAAGTACTTACGCTTTATGCCTTTTCTTCCGAGAATTGGCGACGGTCCGAGGAGGAGGTGAGCGACCTCAAGGGCCTTCTTGGATATTATCTCGAACGCGAGCTGGACGAATTGGATCGCCAGGGTGTCCGGTTGTTGCTGATCGGCGATCACACTGCTTTCGGTCCGCAGCTGGTCGAGCGGCTTGAGCGCGCCGTGGAACGGACGGCGGCGAACGATCGCCTGACGCTGGTTGTCGCGCTGAGCTATGGCGCAAGGAGCGAAATTGCGGGGGCGGCCCGCAAACTCGCCGCCAAGGTGAAGTCAGGCCTATTGGACCCGTCGGCGATCGACGAGGAGCTGTTCGGTTCCGAACTGATGACCGCTGGCCTGCCCGAGCTCGACCTGGTGATCCGCACTTCCGGCGAGAAACGGCTGTCGAACTTCCTCTTGTGGCAGGCGGCCTATGCCGAGCTGATCTTCATTGACACGCTTTGGCCGGATTTTGACGAAGCGGCGCTCGCAGCTGCTCTTGAGGAATATTCAGGGCGGCAGCGCAGGTTCGGCGGCCGATGA
- a CDS encoding ABC transporter ATP-binding protein, which yields MTSLAARQVAIPGRLEPTNLDVRAGELVALVGPNGGGKTSLLRALARIEGAAGVVAIDGEDLDQAPIARRRRLLSFLPASRDVTWPIAARDVIALGLDRRDDCRIDELISLLELERMADRPVNRLSTGERARILLARAMVGNPQVLLLDEPLSNLDPYWVIHIIEVLENIARSGQSVLVAVHDLAQLSHFSRALLIADGKVQMDEAPASLTASERFEEVFRIRPANGGWTIKR from the coding sequence ATGACGTCACTTGCCGCCCGCCAGGTCGCGATTCCCGGCCGCCTCGAACCGACCAACCTCGACGTCCGGGCGGGCGAGCTGGTCGCGCTGGTTGGTCCCAACGGTGGCGGCAAGACCAGCCTTCTGCGTGCCCTCGCCCGGATCGAAGGCGCTGCGGGCGTCGTCGCGATCGACGGCGAGGATCTCGATCAGGCGCCCATCGCCCGCCGCCGCAGGCTGCTGTCCTTCCTCCCGGCCTCGCGCGACGTGACCTGGCCGATTGCCGCCCGTGACGTCATTGCTCTCGGGCTCGACCGCCGGGATGACTGCCGGATCGACGAGCTCATCTCACTGCTGGAACTCGAGCGCATGGCGGACCGCCCGGTCAATCGCCTGTCGACCGGCGAACGCGCTCGAATCCTTCTCGCCCGCGCGATGGTTGGAAACCCCCAAGTCCTATTGTTGGACGAGCCTCTGTCCAATCTCGATCCCTATTGGGTCATCCACATCATCGAGGTCCTGGAAAATATCGCCCGGTCCGGTCAGTCGGTCCTCGTCGCGGTTCATGACCTTGCTCAGCTCAGCCATTTCAGCCGGGCGCTCCTGATTGCCGATGGCAAGGTCCAGATGGACGAAGCGCCCGCCAGCCTGACGGCCAGCGAGCGCTTCGAGGAAGTCTTCAGGATACGGCCCGCAAACGGCGGTTGGACCATCAAGCGCTAG
- the pyrH gene encoding UMP kinase, which yields MTRPRFHRILLKLSGEALMGPGQFGIDPETVASMAGEIAAAKEAGHELCLVVGGGNIFRGIAGAAQGFDRATGDYMGMLATVMNALAVQNALEKIGIDTRVQSAIPMSSVCEPYIRRRAMRHMEKGRIVIFAAGTGNPYFTTDTAAALRAAEMGCHALFKGTSVDGVYNADPKKVQDASRYDTLSFNRVLADDLKVMDASAVALCRDNNIPIVVFNIRQPGNLAEVLAGRGTATIVQNEE from the coding sequence ATGACCCGACCGCGCTTTCACCGCATCCTGCTGAAGCTGTCGGGTGAGGCATTGATGGGGCCGGGCCAGTTCGGGATCGATCCGGAAACGGTTGCCAGCATGGCCGGTGAGATAGCGGCCGCCAAGGAAGCCGGGCACGAGCTCTGCCTGGTCGTTGGCGGCGGCAACATCTTCCGGGGAATTGCCGGGGCCGCGCAGGGCTTCGATCGGGCGACCGGCGACTATATGGGCATGCTGGCGACGGTCATGAACGCGCTGGCCGTGCAGAACGCGCTGGAGAAAATCGGGATCGATACCCGTGTCCAGTCGGCCATTCCCATGTCGAGCGTGTGCGAACCTTACATCAGGCGCCGCGCCATGCGCCACATGGAGAAGGGCCGCATCGTGATTTTCGCCGCCGGCACCGGCAATCCCTATTTCACCACGGATACCGCGGCTGCCCTGCGCGCGGCTGAAATGGGGTGTCATGCCCTGTTCAAGGGCACCAGCGTCGACGGCGTCTACAATGCAGATCCCAAGAAGGTGCAGGACGCCAGCCGCTATGACACGCTGAGCTTCAATCGCGTGCTCGCCGACGATTTGAAGGTGATGGATGCCAGCGCAGTGGCGCTGTGCCGCGATAATAATATTCCGATTGTCGTGTTCAACATCCGCCAGCCGGGCAACCTCGCCGAGGTCCTGGCCGGGCGAGGAACCGCGACGATCGTTCAGAACGAGGAGTAG
- a CDS encoding OmpH family outer membrane protein — translation MITRLTAALVVASALATPALAQRVPAAQVAVVDLARVGRECTACKTAGTALQSQVAAFNSRRTQLNTQLQPERTSLQAAVTALNGKQPDAALTQRIQAFQQKEGSAAQELERQQNQIQRNQAYISQQINAKLAPLLQPAMDKRGANILLDSEAALRFATTVDVTNDVLAALNAVLTTVSTTAPAQPAQQQNPQGR, via the coding sequence ATGATTACTCGTCTTACCGCCGCGCTCGTCGTGGCTTCCGCTCTCGCTACTCCGGCGCTTGCCCAGCGCGTCCCCGCAGCTCAGGTCGCGGTTGTCGACCTTGCGCGGGTCGGTCGGGAATGCACCGCTTGCAAGACCGCTGGGACAGCATTGCAGTCACAGGTTGCCGCCTTCAACAGCCGCCGCACGCAGCTTAACACGCAGCTTCAGCCGGAGCGCACCTCGCTGCAGGCCGCGGTCACCGCATTGAATGGCAAGCAACCGGACGCGGCGCTGACGCAGCGCATCCAGGCGTTCCAGCAGAAGGAAGGAAGCGCGGCCCAGGAACTGGAGCGCCAGCAGAACCAGATCCAGCGCAACCAGGCTTATATTAGCCAGCAGATCAACGCCAAGCTTGCTCCGCTGCTTCAGCCCGCCATGGACAAGCGTGGCGCCAACATCCTGCTCGACAGTGAAGCGGCGTTGCGTTTCGCAACCACTGTCGACGTTACCAATGACGTTTTGGCCGCACTGAATGCGGTCCTGACGACGGTTTCGACGACCGCTCCGGCGCAGCCTGCCCAGCAGCAGAACCCGCAGGGCCGGTGA
- a CDS encoding 1-deoxy-D-xylulose-5-phosphate reductoisomerase yields MKRRTVSILGATGSVGTSTLDLIERHPDRFEVVALTAARNVEALADAARRTNARLAVIDDETRLAELRQRLQGSGCRAATGKEALAEAAAGEAEWVMAAIVGCAGLEPVMAAIEAGRTVALANKESLVTAGALMTQAAARSGAEILPVDSEHNAIFQCLAGNRPGDVAKLVLTASGGPFRTKSRDEMAAMTPEQAVAHPNWSMGAKISVDSATMMNKGLELIEAHHLFGLPSERIEILVHPQSVIHSMVEYVDGSVLAQLGSPDMRIPIAHALAWPERIDTPAQRLDLARIAKLTFEAPDFERFPALQAARSALEAGGSAPTALNAANEEAVSAFLQRRIGFLDIIGIVLETIARTGVSAPQSIAEVIDIDRKARAMANNLMREMAA; encoded by the coding sequence ATGAAGCGCCGTACCGTCTCGATCCTCGGAGCGACCGGCTCGGTCGGGACTTCGACGCTCGATCTCATCGAGCGCCATCCCGACAGGTTCGAGGTGGTTGCGCTGACAGCGGCCCGCAATGTCGAGGCGCTCGCCGATGCCGCACGCCGGACGAATGCCAGGCTGGCTGTCATTGATGATGAGACCCGACTTGCCGAGCTCCGGCAGCGGCTGCAAGGCAGTGGCTGCCGCGCCGCCACCGGCAAGGAGGCGCTGGCCGAAGCGGCGGCAGGCGAGGCCGAATGGGTCATGGCGGCGATCGTCGGATGTGCCGGGCTTGAACCGGTCATGGCGGCGATCGAAGCTGGCCGAACGGTTGCCCTCGCCAATAAGGAAAGCCTGGTTACCGCCGGCGCGCTGATGACCCAGGCGGCGGCCCGGTCGGGCGCCGAGATCCTGCCGGTCGACAGCGAGCACAACGCCATTTTCCAATGCCTGGCCGGCAATCGACCCGGCGACGTCGCCAAGCTGGTGCTTACCGCCAGCGGAGGGCCGTTCCGCACCAAGAGCCGCGACGAAATGGCGGCAATGACGCCCGAGCAGGCGGTGGCACATCCCAATTGGTCGATGGGCGCCAAGATCAGCGTCGATTCGGCGACGATGATGAACAAGGGGCTCGAGCTGATCGAGGCCCATCACCTGTTCGGCCTGCCGAGCGAGCGGATCGAAATCCTCGTGCATCCGCAATCAGTCATCCATTCGATGGTCGAATATGTCGACGGGTCGGTGCTGGCCCAGCTTGGCAGCCCGGATATGCGCATTCCGATCGCGCATGCGTTGGCATGGCCCGAGCGGATCGACACGCCGGCGCAACGCCTCGACCTGGCCCGGATCGCAAAGCTGACTTTCGAAGCGCCTGATTTTGAACGGTTCCCGGCATTGCAGGCGGCACGCTCGGCGCTTGAAGCCGGCGGGTCCGCGCCGACCGCGCTCAATGCCGCCAACGAGGAAGCCGTCTCCGCTTTCCTGCAGCGCAGGATTGGCTTCCTCGACATTATCGGCATTGTGTTGGAGACCATTGCCCGGACTGGCGTATCCGCGCCTCAATCCATCGCCGAAGTCATCGACATCGATCGGAAAGCAAGAGCAATGGCAAACAATCTGATGCGCGAGATGGCCGCCTGA